A single region of the Dehalococcoides mccartyi genome encodes:
- a CDS encoding ABC transporter ATP-binding protein — MNTHAIKVSNLVKRYKDCTALDGLSLEIKQGECFGLLGPNGAGKTTLVRILTSLAPSDSGTVEVMGLDLADHLRQIKAMFGVIPQLDNLDSELSVTENLVTFARFFDIKPADARRRASEILHLFKLEQKANSEVKALSGGMRRRLLLARGLMNNPSIIILDEPSVGLDPQSKYLVWQKLKEFKACGITQLLTTQNMDEAAVLCDRIAIMHQGKVLDMDTPKGLVDRHVGQCLIEIEVRQGEHEAITAECMRRGLDFEDSGLIIQVFRCGKDNLLDELKAFGWNVWQRIGTLEDVFLRLTGKGLVE, encoded by the coding sequence ATGAATACTCATGCTATAAAGGTTTCTAATCTAGTCAAAAGGTACAAAGACTGCACCGCTCTGGACGGACTGAGTCTGGAAATAAAGCAGGGTGAGTGTTTTGGGCTTTTAGGACCAAATGGAGCTGGCAAAACCACTCTGGTGCGTATACTGACTTCACTTGCTCCATCAGATTCGGGCACAGTGGAGGTAATGGGGCTTGACCTGGCAGACCACCTAAGGCAGATAAAGGCTATGTTTGGGGTGATACCCCAGCTGGACAATCTGGATTCTGAACTTTCGGTAACCGAAAATCTGGTTACTTTTGCCCGTTTTTTTGACATAAAACCGGCTGATGCCCGTCGAAGAGCCTCTGAGATACTGCATCTTTTTAAATTGGAACAAAAGGCTAATTCCGAGGTGAAGGCCCTTTCGGGTGGTATGCGGCGGCGTTTGCTGCTGGCCAGAGGGCTTATGAATAACCCCAGCATTATTATCCTGGATGAACCTTCAGTTGGCCTTGACCCCCAGTCCAAGTATCTTGTCTGGCAGAAACTGAAGGAATTTAAAGCCTGCGGCATAACTCAGTTACTTACCACCCAGAATATGGACGAAGCGGCAGTGCTGTGTGACCGGATAGCCATAATGCATCAGGGCAAAGTGCTGGATATGGACACTCCCAAAGGGCTGGTGGACAGGCATGTAGGCCAGTGCCTTATAGAGATAGAGGTGCGTCAGGGCGAGCACGAAGCGATAACAGCTGAGTGTATGCGGCGCGGGCTGGATTTTGAAGATTCCGGACTGATTATACAGGTATTCCGCTGTGGCAAAGATAACTTGCTTGACGAACTTAAGGCATTTGGCTGGAATGTGTGGCAGCGGATAGGCACTCTGGAAGATGTATTTTTACGTCTGACCGGAAAGGGGCTGGTGGAATGA
- a CDS encoding ABC transporter permease, producing the protein MNWPTYRAFYMWLRNYNVFIRLFWSIAPGFVIEPVVLLVALGFGFGSFIGDINGQPYMEFIIPGVIASYAMTSATFECTYNVFFRMDFRKTYDSILATPMNISDVVTGEVLWGATRSIITACIILLVAALFGVIHSPLALLAPVFAVLEGIMFASMGVFFASIVPSVYSFNYYFTLFIGPMTFFSGAFFPVSSFPETVQVISNIVPLTPAVSLIRGAVSGDFAGVNVVISLLAVIGVSAAFYIATLFSMKRRVME; encoded by the coding sequence ATGAACTGGCCTACTTACCGTGCTTTTTATATGTGGCTTCGGAACTACAACGTCTTTATCCGTTTGTTCTGGTCTATTGCGCCGGGGTTTGTTATTGAACCGGTAGTGCTTCTGGTAGCACTTGGTTTCGGCTTCGGGTCATTTATAGGGGATATAAACGGCCAGCCTTATATGGAATTTATCATACCGGGTGTTATTGCCAGCTATGCCATGACCAGCGCTACCTTTGAGTGTACCTATAACGTCTTTTTCCGCATGGACTTCCGAAAAACCTATGACTCCATACTGGCTACCCCTATGAATATAAGTGACGTGGTAACCGGGGAAGTTTTGTGGGGAGCTACCCGCTCCATCATAACAGCTTGCATTATCCTGCTGGTGGCGGCCCTGTTTGGTGTTATCCATTCGCCGCTGGCTCTGCTGGCACCTGTTTTTGCGGTGCTGGAAGGCATCATGTTTGCCAGTATGGGTGTTTTCTTTGCTTCTATAGTCCCCTCTGTTTACAGTTTTAATTATTATTTTACCCTGTTTATCGGCCCGATGACTTTTTTCAGCGGGGCTTTTTTCCCGGTCTCCAGCTTTCCGGAGACGGTTCAGGTTATTTCAAATATTGTGCCTCTTACCCCGGCGGTCAGCCTTATACGGGGGGCGGTCAGTGGTGACTTTGCGGGGGTAAATGTGGTAATCTCGTTGCTGGCGGTTATCGGGGTGTCAGCCGCCTTTTATATAGCTACCCTGTTCAGCATGAAACGCCGGGTTATGGAATAA
- a CDS encoding amino acid ABC transporter ATP-binding protein encodes MNKKHTSAEKPIIKIENVQKHFGRVQALRGVSLDVNRGEVVVIIGPSGSGKSTLLRCINRLEEYDSGRITVDGITLDSTENINHVRREVGMVFQSFNLFSHLKVIDNITLAQCQVRKRTKEEAAEIAADLLKKVGIPDKAHAFPVQLSGGQQQRVAIARALAMNPQIMLFDEPTSALDPEMIKEVLDVMTALAKEGMTMVVVSHEMGFARAAADRVIFMDEGLIVESASPDEFFTNPKHERTKLFLSKILHNS; translated from the coding sequence ATGAATAAAAAACACACTTCTGCAGAAAAACCCATTATCAAGATCGAAAACGTCCAAAAGCATTTTGGGAGGGTTCAGGCTCTGCGCGGAGTCAGCCTTGATGTTAACCGGGGCGAAGTAGTGGTGATTATCGGCCCTTCCGGTTCGGGCAAATCTACCCTGCTGAGGTGCATAAACCGTCTGGAAGAATATGATTCCGGTAGAATAACCGTAGACGGCATTACCCTTGATAGCACTGAAAATATCAATCATGTCCGCCGTGAGGTAGGCATGGTTTTCCAGTCATTCAACCTCTTTTCCCACCTGAAGGTCATTGATAATATCACCCTTGCCCAGTGCCAGGTGCGCAAACGCACTAAAGAGGAAGCGGCCGAGATTGCGGCAGATTTGCTTAAAAAAGTGGGCATACCGGACAAGGCCCATGCCTTCCCCGTTCAGCTTTCAGGCGGCCAGCAGCAGCGGGTCGCCATAGCCAGAGCCTTAGCCATGAACCCCCAGATAATGCTCTTTGACGAACCTACTTCCGCACTTGACCCGGAGATGATAAAAGAAGTGCTGGATGTGATGACTGCTCTGGCCAAAGAGGGCATGACCATGGTAGTTGTATCTCACGAAATGGGCTTTGCCAGAGCGGCGGCTGACAGGGTAATATTCATGGACGAAGGCCTGATAGTGGAAAGCGCTTCACCGGATGAGTTCTTTACTAACCCCAAACATGAAAGAACCAAACTCTTTCTGTCTAAAATCCTGCATAACTCTTAG
- a CDS encoding zinc-ribbon domain containing protein, with translation MAQDKTLVCRDCGNEFIFTAGEQEFYASRGLKNEPKRCPACRSARRSENRAEGGERRTYEVVCAACGVQTTVPFEPTEGRPVYCKDCYAKTKESE, from the coding sequence ATGGCACAGGACAAAACTTTGGTCTGTCGTGATTGTGGCAATGAGTTCATTTTTACCGCCGGTGAGCAGGAATTTTATGCTTCCCGCGGTTTAAAAAATGAACCCAAACGCTGTCCCGCATGTCGTTCCGCTCGCCGCTCTGAAAACAGGGCTGAAGGTGGCGAAAGAAGGACATATGAAGTGGTGTGTGCCGCGTGTGGCGTTCAGACCACTGTTCCTTTTGAGCCTACTGAGGGCCGCCCGGTTTATTGCAAGGACTGTTACGCTAAAACAAAAGAAAGCGAATAG
- a CDS encoding DegV family protein: MTIKIVTDSTADIPPQLAKSLGITIVPLYVRFGEKALKDGVEITQDQFFEKLQTESIHPNTSQPSPQDFIDVYQKLAPDCDGIVSIHISSKLSGTYDSAIQAKKLLGNDTPPIEVIDSRSVSMGLGLLGLLGAEAAFSGKNVKEVADTVRSAVEKVQMMGFFDTLKYLALGGRIGKSKALLGSLLSVKPVLVVGQGELLPAGQVRSRSKGMEKLTEFTAGVKNLAALSVVYTTTPDEAVAMADRLAEFFPRKQIVISRLGAALGVHAGPGTLFVATRSK, translated from the coding sequence ATGACAATCAAGATTGTTACAGACAGCACCGCAGATATACCCCCTCAACTGGCAAAATCTCTGGGAATAACCATCGTCCCCCTTTATGTACGCTTCGGCGAAAAAGCCTTGAAAGACGGTGTTGAAATAACTCAGGACCAGTTCTTCGAAAAACTCCAGACCGAATCTATCCATCCCAATACTTCGCAACCCTCCCCTCAGGATTTTATAGATGTATACCAGAAACTGGCACCCGACTGTGACGGCATTGTCTCCATACATATTTCTTCCAAGCTTTCCGGCACATACGACTCCGCTATTCAGGCAAAAAAACTGCTGGGCAATGATACCCCCCCTATAGAGGTTATAGATTCCCGTTCGGTTTCCATGGGCTTGGGGTTACTAGGTTTGCTAGGTGCAGAAGCGGCGTTTTCCGGCAAGAACGTGAAGGAAGTAGCCGATACAGTACGCAGTGCAGTAGAAAAAGTCCAGATGATGGGCTTCTTTGATACGCTTAAATATCTGGCACTGGGCGGGCGTATAGGTAAATCCAAAGCCTTACTGGGGTCCTTACTTTCGGTGAAACCAGTATTGGTTGTGGGCCAAGGCGAGCTTTTGCCTGCCGGACAAGTACGAAGCCGAAGCAAAGGCATGGAAAAGCTTACTGAATTTACAGCCGGGGTGAAAAACCTTGCCGCTTTATCTGTAGTTTATACAACCACCCCTGATGAGGCAGTTGCCATGGCAGACCGCCTGGCAGAGTTTTTCCCGCGTAAACAGATAGTAATATCCAGATTGGGAGCCGCTCTGGGCGTACATGCCGGCCCCGGTACTCTTTTCGTAGCTACCCGCTCAAAATAG
- a CDS encoding MBL fold metallo-hydrolase, translated as MEIVFLGAHNCETKTTRPSCLMLSGGVVLDAGAITSSLTLEELYNLKAVILSHAHYDHIKDVPLLAMNLAYGLKSVDIYGSEAVEEVVTKPPFSGGFYPDFFTRPPSTPVLRFNTIIPGSEFDCEVYRILPVSVPHSRDTTGFWVKDSNGHSFFYTSDTGIGLGDVWKQIDPEMLIIELTMPNKLSELALSSKHLSPELLETELRLFREIKGYLPKIVTLHTTPLFEAEIKTEIKAVAKKMHADILMASEGLKLRLGE; from the coding sequence GTGGAAATAGTATTTTTAGGCGCTCACAACTGCGAAACCAAAACCACCCGTCCAAGTTGTCTTATGCTTTCCGGCGGGGTGGTGCTGGATGCTGGCGCCATTACTTCAAGTTTAACACTGGAAGAGCTCTATAATCTTAAGGCGGTTATACTGAGCCATGCCCATTATGACCATATAAAAGATGTGCCGCTGCTGGCTATGAATCTGGCTTATGGGCTGAAAAGCGTGGATATTTACGGCAGTGAGGCGGTTGAAGAAGTGGTTACCAAGCCGCCTTTTTCCGGCGGTTTTTACCCTGATTTTTTTACCCGCCCGCCATCTACTCCGGTTTTGCGGTTTAATACAATTATTCCCGGTTCGGAGTTTGACTGCGAGGTTTACCGGATACTGCCGGTATCTGTACCCCATTCTCGGGATACCACCGGTTTTTGGGTAAAAGACTCAAACGGACATTCGTTTTTTTATACCTCGGATACTGGGATTGGCTTAGGGGATGTCTGGAAACAGATTGACCCGGAAATGCTTATTATCGAGCTGACCATGCCGAATAAACTTAGCGAGCTGGCTTTAAGCTCAAAACACCTTTCCCCTGAACTTTTGGAGACGGAGCTCAGGCTCTTTCGGGAGATAAAAGGGTATTTGCCAAAGATAGTCACCCTTCACACCACGCCTTTGTTTGAAGCTGAAATCAAAACTGAAATAAAGGCAGTTGCTAAAAAAATGCATGCAGATATACTTATGGCTAGTGAAGGGCTAAAACTCCGGCTGGGAGAGTAG
- a CDS encoding basic amino acid ABC transporter substrate-binding protein, with product MKRLSTILMSLLLSSALLFSGCQSSNDDTDNTDNSTTKIQVTVVTDATWAPFEYVNEQTHAIEGFDIDLMKAIAEKANLEVTFQNVAWDALLAGMATGQYKVAISSITILPDRLEKWLFSDPYFNAGQMVCVQKNNTTILSHNDLTGKKVAAQTGTTGFIEAQKIEGATVKSYDEIGLAFQDLMNGQIDAVICDTPVAIDYVNANPDKIKKVGTAFTDEYYGISVAKGQTEILARINQGLAAVIADGTFDQLVAKWNLNP from the coding sequence ATGAAGCGCTTAAGTACTATCCTTATGTCCCTGCTCCTGTCCAGCGCATTGCTGTTTTCTGGCTGCCAAAGCTCTAATGATGACACCGACAATACTGATAACAGCACCACAAAAATACAAGTTACTGTAGTAACCGATGCCACTTGGGCTCCTTTTGAGTATGTTAATGAACAGACTCATGCGATAGAGGGTTTTGATATAGACCTGATGAAAGCTATTGCCGAAAAGGCCAATCTGGAAGTCACCTTCCAAAACGTAGCCTGGGACGCTTTGCTGGCAGGTATGGCTACCGGTCAGTATAAAGTAGCTATTTCCTCAATCACCATTCTCCCCGACCGTCTCGAAAAATGGCTCTTTTCAGACCCCTATTTCAATGCCGGCCAGATGGTCTGCGTACAGAAAAACAACACCACTATCCTGAGCCATAACGACCTCACCGGTAAAAAGGTTGCAGCCCAGACCGGAACCACCGGATTTATAGAAGCTCAGAAAATAGAGGGCGCTACTGTTAAATCGTATGATGAAATCGGCCTGGCTTTCCAGGACCTTATGAACGGCCAGATTGACGCCGTTATCTGTGATACCCCCGTTGCCATAGATTATGTAAATGCCAACCCTGACAAAATCAAGAAAGTGGGCACTGCTTTCACTGACGAATACTACGGCATCTCAGTAGCTAAAGGCCAAACAGAGATTCTGGCCAGGATCAACCAAGGTCTGGCAGCCGTCATAGCCGACGGCACCTTTGACCAACTGGTAGCTAAGTGGAACTTAAATCCGTAA
- a CDS encoding diacylglycerol/lipid kinase family protein — MVAKVIVNPVAGAKSTEQKWPHISRLMRDMGFSYDFQYTESQGHAIEIARNAALNGYPYLVAVGGDGTINEVVNGILTASHDQKTLMGVVDTGTGNDFVRSLGLDGNYLHSCQHLLSPKHTLVDAGLVTFQKEGHQVSRFFVNGAGVGFDAEVAAATEHMPKALGGTIPFVMALAKTLLGYRNKTIDIGLDKYNYTRRVLSVIVANGSYFGGGMKIAPSALITDSRFDVITLGDVNKLEILQTFPKIYKGTHITHPKVKTEHARFVSISSEEGLYLQADGELLGKTPATFEVLPQALTMVF, encoded by the coding sequence TTGGTAGCGAAAGTAATAGTTAACCCGGTGGCGGGGGCAAAGTCCACCGAACAAAAATGGCCGCATATCAGCAGGCTTATGCGTGATATGGGTTTTTCTTATGATTTCCAGTATACCGAAAGCCAAGGGCATGCTATTGAGATTGCCCGTAATGCCGCTTTAAATGGCTACCCCTATCTGGTAGCAGTGGGCGGTGACGGCACTATTAACGAAGTAGTTAACGGTATTCTTACCGCCAGCCATGACCAGAAAACCCTGATGGGAGTGGTGGATACCGGCACCGGCAATGATTTTGTACGTTCGCTGGGTCTTGATGGTAATTATCTGCATTCCTGCCAGCACTTGCTTAGCCCCAAGCACACTCTGGTTGATGCCGGTCTGGTAACATTTCAAAAAGAAGGCCATCAGGTCAGCCGCTTCTTTGTAAACGGGGCAGGGGTAGGGTTTGATGCCGAAGTGGCAGCCGCAACCGAACATATGCCCAAAGCTCTGGGCGGAACTATTCCTTTTGTAATGGCTCTGGCTAAGACTCTGCTTGGATACCGCAATAAGACTATAGATATAGGGCTGGATAAGTATAACTATACCCGCCGTGTTTTAAGTGTGATTGTAGCCAACGGCAGTTATTTTGGCGGCGGTATGAAGATAGCCCCATCCGCCCTTATTACCGACAGCCGTTTCGATGTTATCACTTTGGGTGACGTAAACAAACTGGAAATCCTGCAAACTTTCCCCAAAATCTACAAGGGTACTCATATAACACACCCCAAGGTAAAAACCGAACACGCCCGTTTTGTGAGTATTAGTTCTGAAGAGGGGCTTTATCTTCAAGCGGACGGGGAGCTTTTAGGTAAAACCCCGGCAACCTTTGAGGTCTTACCTCAAGCACTCACCATGGTTTTCTAA
- a CDS encoding deoxycytidylate deaminase encodes MSRPNADEYFLKIAAVVAERSTCVRHHVGAVAVKDKHILSTGYNGAPAGLTDCLELGCLRNQNGIPSGTRHEICRAVHAEQNVIIQAALHGTSLEGATVYATHTPCVLCAKMLTNARIKRYVSYGKYADDSFIDMFKQAGIEVVIKDRPPGIVEYLD; translated from the coding sequence ATGAGCCGTCCGAATGCAGACGAATACTTTCTTAAAATAGCGGCGGTGGTTGCCGAACGTTCTACCTGTGTCCGTCATCATGTCGGGGCGGTAGCTGTAAAGGATAAACATATTCTCTCTACTGGTTACAACGGTGCGCCGGCCGGTCTGACAGACTGTCTGGAACTGGGTTGCCTGCGTAATCAGAACGGCATACCATCTGGTACCCGGCATGAGATTTGCCGGGCAGTCCATGCCGAACAGAATGTTATTATTCAGGCGGCTTTGCACGGTACCAGTCTGGAAGGGGCAACTGTGTATGCCACCCATACTCCCTGTGTGCTGTGTGCTAAAATGCTGACTAATGCCCGTATCAAACGCTACGTCAGCTACGGCAAATACGCAGATGATTCATTTATAGATATGTTCAAACAGGCGGGGATAGAGGTAGTTATAAAAGACCGTCCCCCCGGTATAGTGGAATATCTGGACTAA
- a CDS encoding magnesium transporter CorA family protein, producing MALTQVKNNTSNIESITFGNLTWINIENPQGVDTEYLAANYPFHPLDLDDVLSRRQRPKIDEYKDYLFFVLHFPFYNKELRTTVPAQLSVFIGENYLITLHTGNLKPLVKLYREMELEEDARPEYFNHGSGFLMYRIVDRLVDYCLPITVKLLDNLEEVEDDIFAGSNSDLNIVKDIALLRRDIIATRRIIWPMRAVIGCLENKLRKFINQDMSVYFGDMTDHMDKVWDTLDETKEVIEGLSSTFDSMSSHRTNRAMRILTIVATILLPFTMVASIFGMNIPLPFQNSENAIYFVAVITAIIVGLMLYMFRHVRLI from the coding sequence ATGGCGCTGACTCAAGTTAAAAATAATACTTCAAATATAGAATCCATTACTTTCGGTAACCTTACCTGGATAAATATTGAAAATCCCCAGGGGGTTGATACCGAATATCTGGCGGCTAATTATCCTTTCCATCCCCTTGACCTTGATGATGTACTGTCACGCCGCCAGCGCCCCAAGATTGACGAATACAAAGATTATCTTTTCTTTGTGCTTCATTTCCCGTTTTACAATAAAGAATTGCGAACTACCGTGCCGGCCCAGCTTTCGGTATTTATCGGGGAAAATTATCTTATTACACTGCATACTGGCAATCTGAAACCGCTGGTCAAGCTTTACCGCGAAATGGAGCTGGAAGAAGATGCCCGCCCCGAATATTTCAACCACGGCTCAGGCTTTTTAATGTACCGTATTGTTGACAGGTTGGTAGACTATTGTCTGCCTATTACCGTAAAGCTGCTGGACAACCTGGAAGAAGTGGAAGATGACATTTTTGCAGGTTCCAACAGTGACCTTAATATTGTTAAAGATATTGCCCTGCTCAGACGGGATATCATTGCCACCCGCCGGATTATCTGGCCGATGAGGGCTGTTATCGGCTGTCTGGAAAACAAGCTCAGAAAATTTATAAATCAGGATATGTCTGTTTATTTTGGAGATATGACAGACCACATGGATAAAGTGTGGGATACTCTGGATGAAACTAAAGAGGTTATAGAAGGCCTAAGCTCCACTTTTGACTCCATGTCTTCCCACCGGACTAACCGGGCTATGCGTATTTTGACCATTGTGGCTACGATTTTACTGCCGTTTACCATGGTAGCCAGCATCTTCGGCATGAATATTCCCCTGCCTTTCCAAAACTCGGAGAATGCCATTTACTTTGTGGCGGTTATTACAGCTATTATCGTAGGTTTGATGCTGTACATGTTCCGCCATGTCCGCCTTATTTAA
- a CDS encoding deoxyuridine 5'-triphosphate nucleotidohydrolase, with amino-acid sequence MSALAKEEILRLIKSAKPLLEGYPDLENQLQPNGFDLSLKQVRSLEGEGVLPTDNARRKLPSNNPLEFDCNNQIKLMPGIYSVVYNEIVNIPKDVMALATPRSSLLRSGCTVNTAVWDAGYSGRSESLLVVYNPAGLILERNTRLIQLVFFKLNAETGGYCGIYQNENKS; translated from the coding sequence ATGTCGGCTCTAGCCAAAGAAGAAATACTCCGCCTCATAAAGTCCGCTAAACCACTTCTGGAAGGTTACCCTGATCTGGAAAACCAGCTCCAGCCAAACGGATTTGATTTGAGCTTGAAACAGGTACGCAGTTTGGAAGGCGAAGGGGTATTGCCCACGGACAATGCCCGCCGTAAACTGCCCTCAAATAACCCGCTTGAGTTTGACTGTAATAACCAGATAAAGCTGATGCCGGGTATTTATTCCGTAGTCTACAACGAGATAGTCAACATACCCAAAGATGTTATGGCGCTGGCCACTCCCCGCTCGTCACTTTTACGCAGCGGGTGTACTGTCAACACCGCTGTGTGGGATGCCGGCTATTCCGGCCGAAGTGAGTCTTTGCTGGTAGTCTATAATCCAGCAGGGCTGATACTGGAACGGAATACCCGCCTGATTCAGCTGGTATTTTTCAAGCTGAATGCCGAAACCGGCGGCTACTGCGGCATTTATCAGAACGAAAATAAAAGCTAG
- a CDS encoding amino acid ABC transporter permease, with product MVEDKIKPPEKINLIPGAEPSSHMDPWWWLVAGVFALAGGLMLFKPDPFLDIFKYVWVGIGITVLVAVVSYFLMLIFGLFGALGRLSKNTILRGLATFYVEIVRGIPLLVQLIWWYFAFPVIIQSIGQGLNFGPMMNYQANPIVMAIWGMTFCYGAYMSEIYRAGIQSIPKGQMEAARSLGMSHTQAMRFIILPQALRVVLPPMGNEFISLLKDTSLVSTVAVADMVRLGREFTATNFNPIEVWSMIALLYLILTLLSSRLINYIEKKTAFSR from the coding sequence ATGGTAGAAGACAAGATTAAGCCGCCTGAAAAAATAAACCTGATACCGGGGGCTGAACCGTCCAGCCATATGGATCCCTGGTGGTGGTTGGTAGCCGGGGTTTTTGCTCTAGCCGGCGGCCTTATGCTGTTTAAACCTGATCCCTTTCTGGATATCTTCAAGTATGTCTGGGTAGGTATCGGCATAACAGTTCTGGTGGCAGTTGTATCCTATTTCCTGATGCTTATTTTCGGTTTATTCGGCGCTTTAGGGCGTTTATCCAAAAACACCATCCTGCGCGGACTGGCTACATTTTATGTTGAAATAGTACGCGGTATTCCCCTGCTGGTGCAGCTTATTTGGTGGTACTTCGCCTTCCCGGTCATAATCCAGAGTATAGGGCAAGGTCTTAATTTCGGCCCTATGATGAATTATCAGGCAAACCCCATTGTTATGGCTATCTGGGGTATGACCTTCTGCTACGGCGCATATATGAGCGAAATCTACAGAGCCGGCATCCAGAGTATACCCAAAGGACAAATGGAAGCTGCCCGCAGCCTTGGCATGAGTCATACTCAAGCAATGAGATTTATAATACTGCCTCAGGCACTGAGAGTAGTCCTGCCACCCATGGGCAACGAATTTATTTCACTTCTTAAGGACACTTCACTGGTATCCACCGTAGCCGTAGCTGACATGGTAAGGCTGGGGCGGGAATTTACCGCCACCAATTTCAACCCTATTGAAGTATGGAGTATGATTGCCCTGCTCTACCTGATACTTACACTCCTATCCAGCCGTCTGATAAACTACATAGAAAAGAAAACTGCATTTTCAAGATAA
- a CDS encoding queuosine precursor transporter: MSVSSRLLIVSGLYITCLITANLIAVKIIGLGDVFLPAAVIVFPFSYIFGDVLTEVYGFHWARRIIWLGFICNLIFVVFVVLGQILPGAPFWEGQAAYETILGYTPRILVASFLGYLVGEFVNSFIMAKLKLRTKGRYLWLRTIGSTLAGQGLDTSIFILVAFLGTPAFVPLMILYHWGSKVLIEAAATPITYKLVNYLKKAENSDHFDTTTNFSPFRL, encoded by the coding sequence ATGAGTGTTTCCAGCCGTCTGCTTATTGTCAGTGGTTTGTATATTACCTGCCTTATCACCGCTAACCTTATAGCGGTGAAAATTATTGGGCTGGGAGATGTGTTTCTGCCGGCGGCGGTGATAGTCTTTCCGTTCAGCTATATCTTCGGAGATGTCCTGACCGAGGTTTACGGTTTCCACTGGGCAAGGCGAATTATCTGGCTGGGCTTTATCTGCAACCTTATTTTTGTGGTTTTTGTGGTGCTGGGTCAGATACTGCCGGGAGCGCCCTTCTGGGAGGGACAGGCGGCTTATGAGACCATACTCGGTTATACCCCGCGGATTTTGGTTGCCTCATTTTTAGGGTATCTGGTGGGTGAGTTTGTAAACTCATTCATTATGGCCAAGCTGAAACTGCGGACCAAAGGGCGTTACCTGTGGCTGCGTACTATCGGCTCTACTCTGGCGGGACAGGGGCTGGATACATCCATATTTATTCTGGTGGCGTTTCTGGGTACGCCGGCGTTTGTGCCGCTGATGATACTCTATCACTGGGGTTCAAAAGTGCTTATTGAAGCGGCGGCTACGCCAATTACTTACAAGCTGGTAAATTATTTGAAAAAAGCTGAAAACAGCGACCACTTTGATACAACTACCAATTTCAGCCCTTTCAGGCTCTAG
- a CDS encoding AAA family ATPase produces MKVIALVGMPGAGKTEASRMFSKNGFIRIRFGDITDEKLRELVLPLNEENERKVRESLRKQYGMEAYAVLNLSRIDENLKKDNVVVDGLYSWEEYKFLKSYYKEQLVVVAISSAPATRYSRLCERADRPLNYDNAVSRDYSEIENINKAGPIVMADITLLNELDLKDMEKQVKKLSLELRADV; encoded by the coding sequence ATGAAGGTAATTGCCCTGGTGGGCATGCCGGGGGCGGGTAAGACCGAAGCCTCGCGTATGTTCAGTAAAAATGGTTTTATACGGATACGTTTCGGAGATATCACTGATGAGAAACTTCGGGAGCTGGTGCTGCCCCTGAACGAAGAGAACGAACGCAAGGTGCGGGAATCACTCCGCAAGCAGTACGGCATGGAGGCTTATGCGGTGCTGAACCTTAGCCGTATTGATGAAAACCTGAAGAAAGACAACGTGGTGGTAGACGGGCTGTATTCGTGGGAGGAGTACAAGTTTCTAAAAAGCTACTATAAAGAACAGCTTGTTGTGGTCGCTATTTCTTCTGCCCCCGCTACCCGTTACTCCCGTTTGTGTGAAAGGGCAGACCGCCCGTTGAACTATGATAATGCCGTTTCCCGTGATTACTCCGAGATAGAAAATATAAACAAAGCCGGGCCGATTGTCATGGCGGATATTACGCTTCTTAATGAACTGGATTTGAAAGATATGGAAAAACAGGTAAAGAAGCTTAGCCTGGAACTGCGGGCAGACGTATGA